In Herbaspirillum seropedicae, a single window of DNA contains:
- a CDS encoding ABC transporter permease, giving the protein MKALHDSTGSQAGAPAPAASAPAKRVRRHSTMAWIGMAIVGFWILMAILGPSISPYDATAIVDTDVFSGMSHKFLLGSDYLGRDMLSRILFGTRATIGLALAATVLASATGTAIALFAAFSGGWRDAVISRALDALISIPSKMFALMMVATFGSSMLLLVLTAAITYMPGAYRIARSLAVNVQAMEYVQAARARGEGVWYIMTVEMLPNMIRPVLADFGLRFVYVVLLLSGLSFLSLGVQPPDADWGSLVRENISGLGEGALAVIMPALAIASLTIGVNLLIDNLRSKRAAKE; this is encoded by the coding sequence ATGAAAGCCCTCCACGACTCCACCGGCAGCCAGGCGGGCGCGCCCGCACCCGCAGCCAGCGCACCCGCCAAGCGTGTGCGCCGCCATTCGACCATGGCCTGGATCGGCATGGCCATCGTCGGCTTCTGGATCCTCATGGCCATCCTCGGGCCCAGCATCTCGCCCTATGACGCCACGGCCATCGTCGACACCGACGTGTTCTCCGGCATGAGCCACAAGTTCCTGCTGGGCAGCGACTACCTGGGCCGCGACATGTTGAGCCGCATCCTCTTCGGCACCCGCGCCACCATCGGCCTGGCGCTGGCCGCCACCGTCCTGGCCAGCGCCACGGGCACGGCCATCGCACTCTTCGCAGCCTTCTCGGGCGGCTGGCGCGACGCCGTCATCAGCCGCGCACTCGACGCCCTGATCTCCATTCCCAGCAAGATGTTCGCGCTGATGATGGTGGCCACCTTCGGTTCATCCATGCTGCTGCTGGTGCTCACCGCGGCCATCACCTACATGCCCGGCGCCTACCGCATTGCGCGCTCGCTGGCGGTCAACGTGCAGGCCATGGAATACGTGCAGGCCGCACGCGCTCGCGGCGAGGGCGTGTGGTACATCATGACCGTGGAAATGCTGCCCAACATGATCCGCCCGGTGCTGGCCGATTTCGGCCTGCGCTTCGTCTACGTGGTGCTGCTGCTGTCGGGCCTGAGTTTCCTCTCGCTGGGCGTGCAGCCGCCGGACGCCGACTGGGGCTCGCTGGTGCGGGAAAACATTTCCGGCCTGGGCGAGGGTGCGCTGGCGGTGATCATGCCGGCCCTGGCCATTGCCTCGCTGACCATCGGCGTGAACCTCTTGATCGACAACCTGCGCAGCAAGCGCGCTGCCAAGGAGTAA
- a CDS encoding ABC transporter ATP-binding protein — translation MKQFDIFLGKESGAGAGGAGSGAALRPLVEVQGLRVNARKEDGSQVEIVKNVNFTVARGEVLALIGESGSGKTTIALSLLGYARAGCHIAGGQVRIGERQIDQMDEKALLAMRGHHVAYIAQSAAAAFNPARTLMDQVIESALQHGVMDKASAMRKAVELFRALALPNPDKIGERYPHQVSGGQLQRVMAAMALVTGPELVILDEPTTALDVTTQIEVLRAFKNVVKELGTTAVYVSHDLAVVAQMADRIIVLRDGAVRETGSTSQVLHAPADSYTQCLLAAASPAARVVQLREILPATLPAEARAPLLRISGLVAGYGAPDRLGLPGVRILDDINLTIQRGSTVGIIGESGSGKTTLARAVAGMIAPARGSIQLDGETLSPTLEGRTREQFRRVQIVFQNADTALNPSHSIGRILNRPLSFYHGLKGEAMRRRTAELLDLVQLPATVIDRLPAELSGGQKQRVNLARALAAKPDLILCDEVTSALDTVVAAAILELLAELRRELQVSYMFISHDISTVRAICDDIVVLYAGRMVANRPREAMMAPPYHPYSHLLLSSVPAMQQGWLEQVAGAGQHKLPPIGAVDPSPDICAFLPRCAQRVDGVCNVVPPRRRNMEHGGEILCHRSDADLQQSQTPLVPVEGVTV, via the coding sequence GTGAAGCAATTCGATATCTTCCTCGGCAAGGAAAGCGGCGCTGGGGCCGGAGGCGCCGGCAGTGGCGCGGCATTGCGACCACTGGTGGAGGTGCAGGGCCTGCGCGTGAATGCGCGCAAGGAAGACGGCAGCCAGGTCGAGATCGTCAAGAACGTCAACTTCACCGTCGCACGGGGCGAGGTGCTGGCCCTGATCGGCGAATCCGGTTCCGGCAAGACCACCATCGCGCTCTCGCTGCTGGGCTATGCCCGTGCCGGCTGCCATATCGCCGGCGGCCAGGTGCGCATCGGCGAGCGCCAGATCGACCAGATGGATGAAAAGGCGCTCCTGGCCATGCGCGGCCACCACGTGGCCTACATCGCCCAGAGTGCGGCAGCGGCCTTCAACCCGGCGCGCACGCTGATGGACCAGGTGATCGAGAGCGCCCTGCAGCACGGCGTGATGGACAAGGCCAGCGCCATGCGCAAGGCCGTCGAGCTGTTCCGCGCGCTGGCGCTGCCCAACCCCGACAAGATCGGCGAACGTTATCCCCACCAGGTCTCGGGCGGACAGTTGCAGCGCGTGATGGCGGCCATGGCCTTGGTCACTGGCCCGGAACTGGTGATCCTGGACGAACCCACCACGGCCCTGGACGTGACCACCCAGATCGAAGTGCTGCGCGCCTTCAAGAACGTGGTCAAGGAACTCGGCACCACCGCCGTCTATGTTTCGCACGACCTGGCGGTGGTGGCGCAGATGGCCGACCGCATCATCGTGCTGCGCGATGGCGCGGTGCGCGAAACCGGTTCGACCAGCCAGGTATTGCACGCGCCCGCCGACAGCTATACCCAATGCCTGCTGGCCGCCGCTTCGCCGGCTGCGCGCGTGGTGCAACTGCGCGAGATCCTGCCCGCGACCCTGCCGGCCGAAGCGCGTGCGCCGCTGCTGCGCATCAGCGGACTGGTGGCGGGCTATGGCGCACCGGACCGGCTGGGCCTGCCGGGCGTACGTATCCTGGACGACATCAACCTCACCATCCAGCGCGGCAGCACCGTGGGCATCATCGGCGAATCCGGTTCCGGCAAGACCACGCTGGCGCGCGCCGTGGCCGGCATGATCGCGCCGGCGCGCGGCAGCATCCAGCTCGATGGCGAAACGCTCTCGCCCACGCTCGAAGGCCGCACCCGCGAACAGTTCCGCCGCGTGCAGATCGTGTTCCAGAACGCCGATACGGCGCTCAATCCCTCCCACAGCATTGGCCGCATCCTGAACCGGCCGCTGTCCTTCTATCACGGCTTGAAGGGTGAGGCCATGCGGCGTCGCACGGCTGAACTGCTGGACCTGGTCCAGCTGCCCGCGACCGTGATCGACCGCCTGCCAGCCGAACTCTCAGGCGGCCAGAAGCAGCGCGTGAACCTGGCCCGCGCACTGGCGGCCAAGCCCGACCTGATCCTGTGCGACGAGGTGACCTCGGCCCTGGATACGGTGGTGGCCGCCGCCATCCTGGAGTTGCTGGCCGAACTGCGGCGCGAGCTGCAGGTGTCCTACATGTTCATCAGCCACGACATCAGCACGGTGCGCGCCATCTGCGATGACATCGTGGTGCTCTACGCCGGCCGCATGGTGGCCAACCGCCCGCGTGAGGCGATGATGGCGCCGCCCTATCACCCGTATTCGCACCTGCTGCTGTCGTCGGTGCCGGCCATGCAGCAGGGCTGGCTGGAACAGGTGGCCGGGGCAGGGCAGCACAAGCTGCCGCCCATCGGTGCTGTCGATCCCTCGCCGGACATCTGCGCCTTCCTGCCGCGTTGCGCGCAGCGCGTCGATGGCGTGTGCAACGTGGTGCCGCCGCGCCGCCGCAACATGGAACATGGCGGCGAGATCCTCTGCCATCGCTCGGATGCCGATCTGCAGCAGTCGCAGACGCCGCTGGTGCCGGTGGAGGGTGTGACGGTCTGA
- a CDS encoding cupin domain-containing protein codes for MTAALVLYRASGDPVSTAFRPGALGAADPFAALREIAWQGIGGMSAGRLRFDGALEIARFPHQETLVVVQGELILETEGAAPLVLKPDSGVVIATGAALRISATQPTLAVFCAADCPQPVQPGVFPLVAEADFKPSLNALPKEILLGDAPQCRSDNVVDESSIGCKIGTWDSTPYHRIVRAHPVNEFMHILDGGVRFAQTDGSVVTVEKGDALFVPKGEAVGWESSERVAKFYVVQTVPAEGGK; via the coding sequence ATGACTGCAGCGTTGGTGTTGTACCGTGCCTCTGGCGACCCCGTATCCACCGCATTCCGCCCCGGCGCGCTGGGCGCCGCCGATCCCTTTGCGGCCTTGCGCGAGATCGCCTGGCAAGGCATCGGCGGCATGAGTGCAGGCCGCCTGCGCTTCGATGGCGCTCTCGAGATCGCCCGCTTCCCGCACCAGGAAACCCTGGTCGTGGTGCAAGGTGAACTGATCCTTGAAACCGAAGGCGCAGCACCCCTGGTGCTCAAGCCCGACAGTGGCGTGGTGATCGCCACGGGCGCGGCGCTGCGCATCTCTGCCACGCAGCCGACCCTGGCCGTGTTCTGCGCCGCCGACTGCCCGCAGCCGGTGCAGCCGGGCGTGTTCCCGCTGGTGGCCGAGGCCGACTTCAAGCCCTCGCTCAATGCGCTGCCCAAGGAAATCCTGCTGGGCGATGCGCCCCAATGCCGCAGCGACAACGTCGTCGATGAAAGCTCCATCGGCTGCAAGATCGGCACCTGGGATTCCACCCCTTACCACCGCATCGTGCGCGCCCATCCGGTCAATGAGTTCATGCACATCCTCGATGGCGGCGTGCGCTTTGCCCAGACCGATGGCAGCGTGGTGACGGTGGAAAAGGGCGATGCCCTGTTTGTGCCCAAGGGCGAGGCTGTCGGCTGGGAGAGCAGTGAGCGGGTGGCCAAGTTCTACGTGGTGCAGACCGTGCCGGCCGAAGGAGGCAAGTAA
- a CDS encoding NAD(P)/FAD-dependent oxidoreductase, with protein MSPPLVQVQSPTIPPASADVVVIGGGIIGIFTAYFLAKRGISVAVVEKGRIGAEQSSRNWGWCRQQNRDARELPMATKSIDLWEQFSAETGEDTGFNRCGLLYLSNDEEEIARWAAWGDFAKTAGVTTYMLDSKQAAERGHATGRAWKGGVFSPTDGTADPGKAAPAVARAIMKLGGHVIQQCAARGIDTEGGRVSGVITEAGVIKTKVAVMAGGAWASSFCHQLGIRFPQASVRQSIMSVAPMEAPLPGALYTSGVAVTRRSDGSYALAISGRARVDPTMQFLRFSPQFLPMFAKRWRSLSPGGLEAWRSGHETLSRWRMDAPTPMERMRILDASADPASIRATHRRAVELLPQLAQAKVTHTWAGYVDSTPDGVPGIGELPQTPGLILAAGFSGHGFGIGPGAGHLIADLASGAAPIVDPRPYHPNRFSDSSWGKVADF; from the coding sequence ATGTCGCCTCCGCTCGTCCAGGTCCAGAGTCCTACCATTCCCCCGGCGTCGGCCGATGTGGTCGTCATCGGCGGCGGCATCATCGGCATCTTCACCGCCTACTTCCTGGCCAAGCGCGGCATCTCGGTGGCGGTGGTCGAGAAGGGTCGCATCGGCGCCGAACAATCCAGCCGCAACTGGGGCTGGTGCCGCCAGCAGAACCGCGATGCGCGTGAACTGCCGATGGCCACCAAGAGCATCGACCTGTGGGAACAGTTCTCCGCCGAGACCGGCGAAGACACCGGCTTCAACCGCTGCGGCCTGCTCTATCTGTCCAACGACGAGGAAGAGATCGCCCGCTGGGCCGCCTGGGGCGACTTCGCCAAGACCGCCGGGGTGACCACCTACATGCTCGATTCCAAACAGGCTGCCGAACGTGGCCATGCCACCGGACGCGCCTGGAAGGGCGGCGTCTTCTCGCCCACCGACGGCACTGCCGACCCGGGCAAGGCGGCACCCGCCGTGGCGCGCGCCATCATGAAGCTGGGTGGCCACGTGATCCAGCAATGCGCCGCACGCGGCATCGACACCGAAGGCGGCCGTGTCTCGGGCGTCATCACCGAAGCCGGCGTCATCAAGACCAAGGTCGCGGTCATGGCTGGCGGCGCCTGGGCCTCGTCGTTCTGTCATCAACTGGGCATCCGCTTCCCGCAGGCCTCGGTGCGGCAATCCATCATGAGCGTGGCGCCCATGGAGGCGCCCTTGCCGGGTGCGCTGTACACCTCCGGCGTGGCCGTCACGCGACGCAGCGACGGTTCCTATGCATTGGCCATCAGCGGCCGCGCCCGGGTCGATCCGACCATGCAGTTCCTGCGCTTTTCGCCGCAGTTCCTGCCGATGTTCGCCAAGCGCTGGCGCAGCCTGTCGCCGGGCGGGCTGGAAGCCTGGCGCAGCGGCCACGAGACCCTGTCGCGCTGGCGCATGGATGCGCCCACGCCGATGGAACGCATGCGCATCCTGGACGCCTCGGCCGATCCGGCATCGATACGCGCCACCCATCGCCGTGCGGTCGAGTTGTTGCCACAGCTGGCCCAGGCCAAGGTCACCCACACCTGGGCCGGCTATGTGGACAGCACGCCTGATGGCGTGCCGGGCATCGGCGAATTGCCGCAGACACCAGGACTGATCCTGGCCGCCGGTTTCTCCGGTCACGGCTTCGGCATCGGGCCGGGCGCCGGTCACCTGATCGCCGACCTGGCCAGCGGCGCTGCGCCCATCGTCGATCCGCGGCCCTATCACCCGAATCGATTCAGCGATTCGTCCTGGGGCAAGGTGGCCGATTTCTGA
- a CDS encoding LysR family transcriptional regulator gives MLQLDDMQLLRALGSSASLAGAARLLDLTPPAVTVRLQRIEDRIGVRLANRAARGFALTDEGQRLVQEATDILERIEAITASVSRESDRGEHASLANVSGSLRVVAPFGFGRRYVAPLVRDLHRNHPRLAISLLLAESPLAAASGADAIISIGRVKGSSWVGHFLAPNERFLCASPALARRMNRARHPSELADYPYLSLRENDDDLSRLRFTPVDSAGRRTGKALTVKLNGALSSNDGTITRDWALDGEGFVARSEWDCAHLLTDGSLKRVLPGWQLDPAPIMALLPGRQGLTLRQRVFLEAAKRAFQPIPWRR, from the coding sequence CGTCCGCCTCGCTGGCGGGCGCGGCCCGCCTGCTCGACCTGACGCCGCCGGCCGTGACGGTGCGCCTGCAGCGCATCGAAGACCGCATCGGCGTGCGCCTGGCCAACCGTGCCGCGCGCGGTTTCGCGCTCACCGATGAGGGCCAGCGCCTGGTGCAGGAAGCCACTGACATCCTCGAACGCATCGAGGCCATCACCGCCAGCGTCTCGCGTGAATCGGACCGCGGCGAGCACGCCAGCCTGGCCAACGTCAGCGGTTCGCTGCGGGTGGTGGCGCCCTTCGGCTTCGGCCGCCGCTACGTCGCCCCGCTGGTGCGCGACCTGCATCGCAACCATCCGCGCCTGGCGATCTCGCTGCTGCTGGCCGAGAGTCCGCTGGCCGCCGCCAGCGGGGCTGACGCCATCATTTCCATCGGACGCGTCAAGGGTTCGTCCTGGGTCGGACACTTCCTCGCGCCCAATGAGCGTTTCCTGTGCGCCAGTCCGGCGCTGGCGCGGCGCATGAACCGCGCCCGGCACCCTTCCGAGCTGGCCGACTATCCCTACCTGAGCCTGCGCGAAAACGACGACGACCTCAGCCGCCTGCGCTTCACCCCCGTCGATAGCGCCGGCCGCCGCACCGGCAAGGCGCTGACCGTCAAGCTCAACGGCGCGCTCTCCTCCAACGACGGCACCATCACGCGCGACTGGGCGCTGGATGGCGAAGGCTTCGTGGCGCGTTCCGAATGGGATTGCGCCCACCTGCTGACCGACGGCAGCCTCAAGCGCGTGCTGCCCGGCTGGCAGCTCGATCCCGCGCCCATCATGGCCCTGCTGCCTGGCCGCCAGGGCTTGACGCTGCGCCAGCGCGTCTTCCTCGAGGCCGCCAAGCGGGCTTTCCAGCCTATCCCCTGGCGGCGTTGA